gaatttgatgtacgtttatatcccatatataaactattgttagggatctttttgagaactgctatactcaacatatgatatgccTATAAAaccatcctgttagaaaagggactaatgattataaacataagaatatctaggggaaaatggattttatttatacaggatctacatgtatcattgtacattgtccagatacatgtagtttgtattatgactccattgagctgattttatcatacctattgttcctcaggtgagcgatgtggcccatgggcctcttgttacgAATCGATGATAGAGTTTATAGACCCAAAAATGAAgctttaaaatgcaaacatgagacTACATGAAAGGTTCATCCAATGGCTATAGTACTCAGGTGACCGGCAAGACTCGTTAATTTTCCTAAAACTTTTGGTTGAATGTTTTCTTACAACaaaaattctaatgaaaaatagTCATCGCGTCAAGCATTTGTTGAAGTacgttgttttatttttttattattaaactttcatgttaaatactgaaatctgattggtttagacgcagttggtaatccgttctattaccttcagcgttagcaacacacttggcaacgggtaacacaacaaattgttacatgcgcgtaaattatgcgcgtatggttcgccgtagaattcacttcatttctgtagaaaagaattaaatttttctttaaaattaagacattcagtataataaaataaatagtgcctatttgggagggtaagtgttgaaattgacacccctcgaaaacgattgtcaacctccgcttcgcgtcggttgacaatggttgtctcgaGGTGTCAATTTCCACACTaacccttccaaacaggcactatttatataatatcagaCAATTATAAGCATGATATATTCGGCTTCTTAAGCATCAACAAGATTAGTGCACTTCTCtatgtttatatcaaaattttactcTTACAGATTACAGTTTAGCTGGATATCCTAGAACAAACAAGTAGTTCACAATCGATCGATTACAATTTATTGGTTTTATAATAAGCCATGATTGTGCTCTCGTCTTTACCTGTATTTTGTTTGGATAATAAGCCGTGAATTGAATATAAGACAGTTTtgaaaatacccccccccccccaatttctTACCAAAACTTTTAAGATATAACACACTAAAAATATTTCCCCCAAAAAAGAATGTATGAAGTGATATAATACAACAGGAccacaaaatatacatgtacatgtacatagttcttatacatgtaaaatgctgAATCATCTTTCTTAAGTTttacaccatttttttttttctgttgccaaaaaaattgtaatacttCAGATTAAAATACAGTGTATGCAATATCTAAACTCagtaacttttattttcatgggctttttaaatttattgtatcTTGCTAAGCAACAAAAAACTGTTGCTTGATAGCAACACAAATCAGCCCTAGAAGACCATAAGTGTTAGTCGTTTTACTACATAAATGAAAATTGGTACCTAAAgtgtataaaaatatacttgTTTGTTGATTATTAAAACTCTTAAAATTCTCATGTGAATGTTGGTGACTTTTATGCTACACCCATTCCTTATAAAACTGGTTTTAATCAAATGGTCTCTCGATCACACTAAGCATTGCCcgttttgtattttataaactTGTTTAAGTGACAGCTGTCAAAACTGGTACACTTGATATACTAACCTTACACTAATGTCTGTACGTAATCACATTAAGAATTCTGGTAGATCTACATCAAAGACTTCAATGCACAGTaacttataatacatgtatacatgtacacaatagcacaatatgtattacatgtaatatttagaATCCAGTTTTAAGCATAAGTAGAcactatttttgtcaaagattttgAATTCCTATTGAAATTCTGCTATAACATCAGCCTTTGCAATATTCAGAAGGATTGCATCCAAATCACCATCATTCATGTCGTTAGTAGATGTTTTTTCATAGCTGAAAGTCttgaaaacaagaggcccatgggccacatcgctcacctgaggaacaataggtatgataaaatcagcttaaggtgtaatatccctctgctattaattttgccataaatttttaaaaatatttcatattgattttcatcaaagtcaatatcaatcgattcacatgaaacaaattttacgtgatgaagcgctgctagatttttcaaaaattgataaaatgtctaatcatgatatgaagaaaactagaTATAGTGattagaaaaaacaaaattttaccatcgcagcataaaattaaaaatccaaaatgtatatgaaaataatgtatagttatatacattttcaattcatattaGAAAACATAATGAGGCACTGCGTTCTAGTTCAGAAAAGCACTTTGTTGTATAGGTttgcaacaaaaattgcttcaatcggcaagagttatctttctttatcatagactattgaaggttttacatacatgttttacatacagtgCAAGTAAAATTGCCACAGTTTcttaaatttcagaaaaaaatttggataagataatagtaaatggatatatatatttaagaaatcctaaaaatgtaaaccagagCATTTTGTTATGTAACACAAAACGGGGATCAAGTGAATAATCTTCCAGTAATTGGTATGATATCAATACAGGGATATAATGTCTTGAATCAAATGAGCTGAGATATAaggggtttttttcaatttgttttcccATATCTGCTCCCTCAGAATAGAAAagctttattcaattttaaacatttgagaTGTTATAAGTTTTAATTAAACGATTTCAACTAAGTctagaatttgtaattgtcttgGTCACATTTTCCCAATTATAATTCTTTCAGCTCTGTGAACGAGCTATAgatagagaaataaaaatattcaatccaaatattctctggcctaaaacatcaaacatgtACCGTACATGTACTAAACAAGTACATACaatttagttatatttaaaaaaaagaataaatccatcgggaggggggaggggagaGGGGGAGGAATAGTCATGTAGATATTGCCTCATAAATACTTTATCATTATGATACATTTCTTGTAATaatttgtaaaagttttctttacttttttgcccccccccccctgcttcAAAAGAGCCATGgggttcagttctaattttctttttctatccTTGAATTCAATTAAGTGTATCGCCTTCCAACATAAATTGGGACCATGCACCACTTCCCTTGTTGTTACATGCATTAATAATTgtgagttaacagaaacaaagtgatattattttctacagaagttatctctcttatcagagggacattccaccttaatggagtcataatacaaactatctggacaatgtacaataatacatgttgatcctgtataaataaaatccatttttcccctggatattcttatgtttataatcccttttctaacaggatgattttatagtcatatcatatgttgagtattgcagttcttaaaatgatccttaacaattgtttatatatgggatttaaacgtacataaactctgaaccttcttatgaggccaaagaattgtcctggggccaaaatctttacaattataaagaatcatctggctgattaatttctgagaagaagatttttaaagatttaccatctatattcctttgttaaactttggccccccattgtggcccaccctacccctggggatcatgattttcacaaatttgaatttacactacctgaggacgcttccacaaaagtttaagctttcctggctgattagtttctgagaagaagatttttaaagatttactctatatattcctatgtaaaacttcgatcccccattgtggccccaccctacccccggggggtcatgattttcacaactttgaatctacactacctgaggatgctttcacacaagtgtcagctttcctggctgattagtttctgagaagatttttaaagatttactctatatattcctatgtaaaacttcgatcccccattgtggcccctccctgcacccgggggtcatgattttcacaactatgaatctacactacctgaggatgctttcacacaagtgtcagctttcctggctgattagtttttgagaagaagatttttaaagatttactctatatattcctatgtaaaacttcgatcccccatattgtggccccaccctacccccggggatcatgattttcacaactttgaatctacactacctgaggatgcttccactcaagtttcagcttttctggctgattagtttctgagaagaagatttttaaagatttactctatatattcctatgtaaaacttcgaccacccattaaggccccaccctaccctcgggggtcatgattttcacaactatgaatctacactacctgaggatgcttccatacaagtttcagctttcctggtcttatggttcatgaaaagaagatttttaaagatttactctgtatattcctatgtaaaacttcgaccccccattgtggccccatcctaccccccgggggtcatgattttcacaaattaaaattaacactacctgaggatgcttccacacaagtttcagctttcctggtcttatggttcatgaggagaagatttttaaagatttactctatatattcctatgttaaatttcgaccccccattgtggccccaccctaccctcgggggtcatgatattcacaaattaaaatctacactacctgaggatgcttccacacaagattaagctttcctggctgattagtttctgagaagaagatttttaaagatttactctatatattcctatgtaaaacttcgatcccccattgtggccccactctacccccggggggtcatgattttcacaactttgtatctacactacctgaggatgcttccacacaagtgtcagctttcctggctgattagtttctgagaagaagatttttaaagatttactctatatattcctatgtaaaacttcgatcccccattgtggccccaccctacccccggggggtcatgattttcacaactttgaatctacactacctgaggatgctttcacacaagtgtcagctttcctggctgattagtttctgagaagaagatttttaaagatttactctatattcctatgtaaaatttcgatcccccattgtggcccctccctgcacccgggggtcatgattttcacaactatgaatctacactacctgaggatgctttcacacaagtttcagctttcctggctgattagtttttgagaagaagatttttaaagatttactctatatattcctatgtaaaacttcgatcccccatattgtggccccaccctacccccgggggatcatgattttcacaactttgaatctacactacctgaggatgcttccactcaagtttcagcttttctggctgattagtttctgagaagaagatttttaaagatttactctatatattcctatgtaaaacttcgaccacccattaaggccccaccctaccctcgggggtcatgattttcacaactatgaatctacactacctgaggatgcttccatacaagtttcagctttcctggtcttatggttcatgagaagaagttttttaaagattttctctgtatattcctttgtaaaacttcgaccccccattgtggccccatcctaccccccaggggtcatgattttcacaaattaaaatctacactacctgaggatgctttcacacaagtttcagctttcctggtcttatggttcatgagaagaagatttttaaagatttactctacatattcctatgttaaatttcgaccccccattgtggccccaccctaccctcgggggtcatgatattcacaaattaaaatctacactacctgaggatgcttccacacaagtttaagctttcctggctgattagtttctgagaagaagatttttaaagatttactctatatattcctatgtaaaacttcgatcccccattgtgacccctccctgcccctgggggtcatgattttcacaactttgaatctacactacctgaggatgctttcacacaagtttcagctttcctggctgattagtttctgagaagaagatttttaaagatttactctatatattcctatgtaaaactttgaccacccattaaggccccaccctaccctcgggggtcatgattttcacaactatgaatctacactacctgaggatgcttccatacaagtttcagctttcctggtcttatggttcatgagaagaagatttttaaagatttactctgtatattcctatgtaaaacttcgaccccccattgtggccccatcctaccccctgggggtcatgattttcacaaattaaaatctacactacctgaggatgctttcacacaagtttcagctttcctggtcttatggttcatgaggagaagatttttaaagatttactctatatattcctatgtaaaacttcgatcccccattgtggcccctccctgcccctgggggtcatgattttcacaactatgaatctacactacctgaggatgcttccatacaagtttcagctttcctggtcttatggttcatgagaagaagatttttaaagatttactctatatattcctatgttaaatttcgaccccccattgtggtcccaccctaccctcgggggtcatgattttcacaaattagaatctacactacctgaggatgcttccacacaagtttaagctttcctggctgattagtttctgagaagaagatttttaaagatttactctatatattcctatgtaaaacttcgatcccccattgtggccccaccctacccccggggggtcatgattttcacaactttgtatctacactacctgaggatgcttccacacaagtgtcagctttcctggctgattagtttctgagaagaagatttttaaagatttactctatatattcctatgtaaaacttcgatcccccattgtggccccaccctacccccggggggtcatgattttcacaactttgaatctacactacctgaggatgctttcacagaagtgtcagctttcctggctgattagtttctgagaagaagatttttaaagatttactctatattcctatgtaaaatttcgatcccccattgtggcccctccctgcacccgggggtcatgattttcacaactatgaatctacactacctgaggatgctttcacacaagtttcagctttcctggctgattagtttttgagaagaagatttttaaagatttactctatatattcctatgtaaaacttcgatcccccatattgtggccccaccctacccccgggggatcatgattttcacaactttgaatctacactacctgaggatgcttccactcaagtttcagcttttctggctgattagtttctgagaagaagatttttaaagatttactctatatattcctatgtaaaacttcgaccacccattaaggccccaccctacccttgggGGTCATGATattcacaaattaaaatctacactacctgaggatgcttccacacaagtgtcagctttcctggctgattagtttctgagaagaagatttttaaagatttactctatatattcctatgtaaaacttcgatcccccattgtggcccctccctgcccctgggggtcatgattttcacaactttgaatctacactacctgaggatgctttcacacaagtttcagctttcctggctgattagtttctgagaagaagatttttaaagatttactctatatattcctatgtaaaactttgaccacccattaaggccccaccctaccctcgggggtcatgattttcacaactatgaatctacactacctgaggatgcttccatacaagtttcagctttcctggtcttatggttcatgagaagaagatttttaaagatttactctgtatattcctatgtaaaacttcgaccccccattgtggccccatcctaccccctgggggtcatgattttcacactacctgaggatgctttcacacaagtttcagctttcctggtcttatggttcatgaggagaagatttttaaagatttactctatatattcctatgtaaaacttcgatcccccattgtggcccctccctgcccctgggggtcatgattttcacaactatgaatctacactacctgaggatgcttccatacaagtttcagctttcctggtcttatggttcatgagaagaagatttttaaagatttactctatatattcctatgttaaatttcgaccccccattgtggtcccaccctaccctcgggggtcatgattttcacaaattagaatctacactacctgaggatgcttccacacaagtttcagctttcctggtcttatggttcatgagaagaagattttcaaagatttactctgtatattcctatgtaaaacttcgaccccccattgtggccccaccctacccccgggggtcatgattttcacaaattagaatctacactacctgatgatgcttccacacaagtttcagctttcctggtcttatggttcatgagaagaagatttttgaaaatttctcgaaaattttcataaattcctaattatctccctttgcaaaagggcgtgatccttaattttcacacatttaaatccccttaggctaaggatgctttgtgccaagtttggttgaaattggcccagtggttcttgagaagatgttgaaaatgtgaaaagtttacagacagacggacggacagacagacagacagacagacagacggacgacagacaaaatgtgatcagaatagctcacttgagctttcagctcaggtgagctaaaaaggaagATATCTGACCAACTGCCAAATATTGGTTTGGGTTGAATCTTTTTTCCCCGCGTTCGTTCTTGGCCACTCTCATATTCTGAGAAACTAAAAATGGGTGCACCTTTGTTCCACCATTCTCTCCATGTTGGAAGATGTCAGTCAAATAGGATTTCAGATCAACCGAAAATCGAGCattttttctgtcttttttCAAGGCCCACCCCATGTCAGACTGCACATAACTTTGATCTGTGACTTCCTCTCCAGTACTAGAAGCGTGTTTCAGGGTATCCTCTGACAATGAAGAACATGCATTCCGCCATCTCATCTTGATATCATCATAAGTGGACATTGCTTGAAGTTTATAAGTATGGTTGCCAAGGAAACAATGGTTTTGCATATCCCCATATCTAGTAAAGGTCTGAGTAcatccttcttcaggacaaGGAAAGCAATGATCAACTGCAGAATTCACATCATTTCTACTATCTGTGGGTTTCCGAATGTTCCCTTCTGCTCCATGACTCGAAACAAAACctgattttatttctaaatctGCAATATCCTGTAATCAGAAACAGTTATtgattattcattgaaaaaaagcattttacGTGATATCAATGTTAACAATTTCTGTACTTGCTTCTCATTCAAACTTACATTGTTTTCATGTTCAATAGGGAATTCTTTGCCCCTTCCAATGTTGTAGGCTCGCCAAGTTGTTATAAGTCCTTCACCAAACTTCACATTTGATATTCTAGTGATGCCTTTTATTGGACACTTGGCTGCAGGAGAGGGTTTTTCAAGGAGTTCAACATGTGAAGCTTGGCATCCAGTCGTTCCTCCATGCAAGTCTATAGCTGATTTTATGTCAGCAGCTGTGATGATGTTATGGCCTGATGCTGCTTCTTTACTCAACTTCCCTCTCATATGGGCAATCTTGGCATCACAATAAGATTTCCCACTTTGGGCCTCGCTGTAGTCATAGCTGGCTATGGAAATACCTGAAATAGATTACATGTGCTTTCTTCAACATCATGAATACTCCCTTTTTATGGCATTAGTAATGAACACATTTAGCATGAAAagtgttatatttaaaaaattcatgactCTGAAGTtagttataaaatttattttactctatatatagaCAGAATTGGTATATCTGATTCAACTGATGCTTAGCATTCCTTTGATTTGATTATGCCCTGAAACCTAAAAACCTAGGACAACCTTTATGCTTTTGCTTTCAGCAATTTGGTTGCCAATATAAATTTTaacttataaaaagcaaaaTCCTTACCAGTACGCCTACTAATGCCTGGAATGGCAAGCCATAAGTTGCCGCAGTGGTAGCAACCAGCATTATCACTTCTCAGGAATGCCCTAGTAGTTTTTGGAAGTTGAACTTTGATGTGATGAAGTGTGTCCTCGAGGAGACATGCAACTGCTAACCAGTCCTGTCGCACTCCATCCATCACATGTGCAAATGTTctatgctaaaaaaaattctttataactGAGTTTAAACCAGTATAATATCAGCAGTTGACttacaaaatttataattgCGAGTTATTCTGTTTGGGATAAATTTTACTCAATGAGTTGCTTGATGTATCTCATCATtggatattatttaaaaaagcatatgataaaattaaactGGTGTATCTTACAATGAAGACACAGAGTAAAGCATATCAGTACACGAAGTGTTTGACAAGCCTCTTCGTcatgaagtaaaatatttggaaaGGACAGAAAGATGAATGCCATTGGACAGAGAGAAACATTGACCAACAGATACATAATGACCATATCATTTTAAGCACTGGAGCTGTCTTACCTTTAAATTTGAGTCTTCATCCTTGTAAATGCACACAGATACGTGCCAATTTAAGCCCTTCTGACCATACCAGTTGCTCTGTTTTTCTCTGAATGTAATCGGTAAGAATTTCATGGCCCAGTCCATAATGAGAAGAATATCACCAGGCTGGAGATCTTTCAGTGTTTGGGTTCTTGCCTTGTCTTGATTGATAGTTCTTACAATATGACTTTTCCACTCAAGAATCTTAGCTTCTGCTGCTTCAATGTCCACCAACATTTCTTCTTTGGTGTTTGGAGAAAGATCTGATGAAATCAATCagtaaatcaatttaaaaccaatactcaataaatatttgtacataagAATAGTTTTGATAAACATTCAGATTAAATGTTTCACTTTAAAATAGATCAAAttcatcaaaaatcaaaatggaattacatgtaaacatgaaTTGACATGAAACACATCAACGATATATGCAATAGAGAATTACCTGCAAGTTTGTCcaatatttctttcaaattcaaaattgcTGTTGGGAGTAATTGACAACGGTCACAAGCAACATCATGTTGATGGTCAATACAGGTTTGCTGAAACTGATTATCAAGTGGATCACTCAAAGCATAGTTTATGCAATGATCACCGCAGTGGTCAGTCtgcaaaaaaataagaataattgattttaattgcatTCATAAAAGAGTGTctataaaaacatcaaaatatacaattttaataaaCCTGTATATTTTGGGCAGAAACaggccagttcaagaaatgttgacatttttattCTCAAATATACAACATATCCACACATCTTCCTTAAAATTGACAGTGATATTAAAACCATTTgagatatattatttttaaaatacctgTTTTATGTGCATTTTAAAATCTGTCTTCATGTAAATCCTACTGGCTACAAGAGAGTCCTTACACTCTTTTAATTCCATTAGCAATAAGCCATCTGTTGCATACTTTTCCACCTCTGAAATACAgttcataaatatttatattgtttcacatgtataataaaatcaacaaacTTTTCCAATCCTTTAATAATTGCAAAATCAtacatgatttatttgaaattaattattatataaaggataaaataataaaatgatcaaattttctttaaaggTTAATCAGCTTGTAAATGTTATGCTATATAGAGCTAAATAGTTTTTACAAATGACAATATCCATTCtaaattgtatatacatgtataatgtg
This genomic window from Crassostrea angulata isolate pt1a10 chromosome 8, ASM2561291v2, whole genome shotgun sequence contains:
- the LOC128157922 gene encoding uncharacterized protein LOC128157922, with translation MNVSQVSSIGTKEMRLEDGSVISIPEVVRTVWHSTLVKIYLAYCEETEFIPLSRSTLYHILRVCPASRRTNLKGLDNTAADGGNSYDVLLSTVAEVEKYATDGLLLMELKECKDSLVASRIYMKTDFKMHIKQTDHCGDHCINYALSDPLDNQFQQTCIDHQHDVACDRCQLLPTAILNLKEILDKLADLSPNTKEEMLVDIEAAEAKILEWKSHIVRTINQDKARTQTLKDLQPGDILLIMDWAMKFLPITFREKQSNWYGQKGLNWHVSVCIYKDEDSNLKHRTFAHVMDGVRQDWLAVACLLEDTLHHIKVQLPKTTRAFLRSDNAGCYHCGNLWLAIPGISRRTGISIASYDYSEAQSGKSYCDAKIAHMRGKLSKEAASGHNIITAADIKSAIDLHGGTTGCQASHVELLEKPSPAAKCPIKGITRISNVKFGEGLITTWRAYNIGRGKEFPIEHENNDIADLEIKSGFVSSHGAEGNIRKPTDSRNDVNSAVDHCFPCPEEGCTQTFTRYGDMQNHCFLGNHTYKLQAMSTYDDIKMRWRNACSSLSEDTLKHASSTGEEVTDQSYVQSDMGWALKKDRKNARFSVDLKSYLTDIFQHGENGGTKVHPFLVSQNMRVAKNERGEKRFNPNQYLAVGQISSFLAHLS